Proteins encoded by one window of Vitis riparia cultivar Riparia Gloire de Montpellier isolate 1030 chromosome 11, EGFV_Vit.rip_1.0, whole genome shotgun sequence:
- the LOC117925018 gene encoding AT-rich interactive domain-containing protein 4 isoform X1: MMFHVQAASRNHCALLAVVCGKIPVSEDQQQHPYPFPELVSSGRLEVQILKNPSIHEFQRSLESLEPNFLYLQGEQLPGSEEIGSLTRGGVDLSSAEALVELFGPTLPTTVYLETPNGEKLAKALHSKGVSYVIYWKNAFSCYAACHFRQALFSVVQSSCSHTWDAFQLAHASFRLYCVQNNTVPSNNQKVSGKLGPCLLGDPPKINVVPPEVDEEESLPETLPVIKIYDADVSMRFLVCGAPSTSDACLLGSLEDGLNALLCIEIRGSKLHNRVSAPPPPLQAGTFSRGVVTMRCDLSTCSSAHISLLVSGSAQTCLNDQLLESYIKNELIEKSQLVHAVPSCEESKLSSSEPRRSASIACGASVFEVRMKVPTWASQVLRQLAPDVSYRSLVTLGIASIQGLSVASFEKDDADRLLFFCTRHAKQLNQNNSILPRPPSWLIAPPASRKRSEPCHETKPSGYKVLGGVNGGVLRQKPKIAAMRPIPHTRNHKMLPFSGISEASRCDGDQAKGNLSVVPAKHNGTTPVAHRKLLSSSFQAQQIISLNPLPLKKHGCGRSPIQICSEEEFLRDVMQFLILRGHTRLVPQGGLAEFPDAILNAKRLDLYNLYREVVSRGGFHVGNGINWKGQVFSKMRNHTLTNRMTGVGNTLKRHYETYLLEYELAHDDVDGECCLLCHSSAAGDWVNCGICGEWAHFGCDRRQGLGAFKDYAKTDGLEYICPHCSITNFQKKSQKTANGY; the protein is encoded by the exons ATGATGTTCCATGTTCAAGCTGCTTCAAGAAATCACTGTGCTCTCCTCGCAGTTGTGTGCGGCAAAATCCCTGTTTCTGAGGATCAACAACAGCACCCATATCCCTTCCCGGAACTTGTTTCTTCCGGCCGCCTTGAG GTTCAGATTCTGAAAAATCCTAGTATCCATGAGTTTCAACGGTCACTTGAATCGTTGGAGCCAAATTTCCTTTACTTGCAAGGGGAGCAGCTTCCGGGTAGTGAAGAAATAGGATCTCTGACACGGGGAGGGGTGGACTTGTCCTCTGCAGAGGCGTTAGTTGAACTCTTTGGTCCCACATTGCCCACAACT GTTTATCTAGAGACCccaaatggtgaaaaattagcAAAGGCACTTCATTCTAAG GGTGTTTCTTATGTAATATATTGGAAAAATGCATTTTCTTGCTATGCAGCTTGTCATTTTCGTCAAGCACTGTTCTCTGTGGTGCAAAG TTCATGCAGCCATACGTGGGATGCATTCCAGCTTGCCCATGCATCCTTTAGGCTCTATTGTGTGCAAAACAACACTGTACCTTCCAACAACCAGAAAGTTAGTGGTAAGCTTGGACCCTGCCTTCTTGGAGACCCTCCCAAGATTAATGTTGTTCCTCCTGAGGTTGACGAGGAGGAAAGCTTGCCTGAAACTCTTCCTGTTATAAAGATATATGATGCTGATGTGAGCATGAGGTTTCTTGTTTGTGGAGCACCAAGCACATCG GATGCATGTTTACTGGGATCTTTGGAGGATGGCCTCAATGCCCTCCTGTGCATTGAA ATTCGCGGGAGTAAACTTCATAATCGTGTGAG TgctccaccaccacctctacAAGCAGGGACATTTTCTCGTGGCGTAGTGACCATGCGATGCGACTTATCAACCTGTAGTTCTGCCCATATATCACTTTTAGTGTCTGGTAGTGCCCAGACTTGTTTAAATGATCAG CTGTTGGAGAGTTATATCAAGAATGAGCTTATTGAGAAGAGTCAGTTAGTCCATGCAGTACCCAGCTGTGAGGAAAGCAAATTGTCTTCATCTGAGCCTCGGAGGTCTGCATCAATAGCTTGTGGGGCTAGTGTATTTGAAGTTCGTATGAAGGTTCCAACATGGGCTTCACAG GTTTTGAGGCAGCTAGCACCAGATGTATCTTATCGCAGCTTAGTCACCCTGGGAATAGCTAGCATTCAAGGTTTATCTGTTGCTTCCTTTGAAAAAGATGATGCTGACCGCCTCCTCTTCTTTTGTACAAGGCATGCCAAACAACTCAATCAAAACAATTCTATTCTTCCTAGGCCTCCTAGCTGGTTAATAGCTCCTCCAGCTAGTCGGAAAAGGTCTGAGCCATGCCATGAAACCAAACCATCTGGATATAAAGTCTTGGGAGGTGTAAATGGAGGTGTTCTTCGACAGAAACCAAAGATTGCTGCAATGAGGCCAATTCCCCACACTCGCAATCATAAAATGCTGCCTTTTTCTGGAATTTCTGAGGCCAGCAGGTGTGATGGAGACCAAGCAAAGGGTAACTTGTCAGTTGTTCCAGCAAAGCACAATGGCACCACACCTGTCGCACATCGCAAATTGTTGTCAAGCTCTTTCCAGGCCCAGCAGATTATTTCTTTGAACCCTCTACCTCTAAAGAAGCACGGTTGTGGCAGATCACCAATTCAGATTTGCTCAGAA GAGGAATTTCTCAGGGATGTAATGCAATTTTTGATTCTCCGAGGGCATACCCGCCTTGTCCCTCAAGGGGGGCTGGCTGAATTCCCTGATGCTATACTTAATGCAAAACGCCTTGACCTTTACAACTTGTATAGAGAG GTGGTTTCAAGGGGAGGCTTCCATGTAGGGAATGGCATCAACTGGAAAGGACAAGTTTTCTCAAAGATGCGAAATCACACATTGACCAATAGAATGACA GGTGTTGGGAATACTCTAAAAAGACATTATGAAACCTATCTTTTAGAATATGAATTAGCCCATGATGATGTAGATGGGGAATGCTGCTTGTTGTGTCACAG TAGTGCAGCAGGTGACTGGGTGAATTGTGGAATATGTGGTGAATGGGCTCATTTTGGTTGTGATCGGCGCCAGGGTCTTGGTGCCTTCAAG GACTATGCAAAAACAGATGGGCTGGAATACATTTGTCCCCACTGCAGCATAACAAATTTCCAGAAGAAGTCTCAGAAAACTGCAAACGGATATTAG
- the LOC117925018 gene encoding AT-rich interactive domain-containing protein 4 isoform X2: MMFHVQAASRNHCALLAVVCGKIPVSEDQQQHPYPFPELVSSGRLEVQILKNPSIHEFQRSLESLEPNFLYLQGEQLPGSEEIGSLTRGGVDLSSAEALVELFGPTLPTTVYLETPNGEKLAKALHSKGVSYVIYWKNAFSCYAACHFRQALFSVVQSSCSHTWDAFQLAHASFRLYCVQNNTVPSNNQKVSGKLGPCLLGDPPKINVVPPEVDEEESLPETLPVIKIYDADVSMRFLVCGAPSTSDACLLGSLEDGLNALLCIEIRGSKLHNRVSAPPPPLQAGTFSRGVVTMRCDLSTCSSAHISLLVSGSAQTCLNDQLLESYIKNELIEKSQLVHAVPSCEESKLSSSEPRRSASIACGASVFEVRMKVPTWASQVLRQLAPDVSYRSLVTLGIASIQGLSVASFEKDDADRLLFFCTRHAKQLNQNNSILPRPPSWLIAPPASRKRSEPCHETKPSGYKVLGGVNGGVLRQKPKIAAMRPIPHTRNHKMLPFSGISEASRCDGDQAKGNLSVVPAKHNGTTPVAHRKLLSSSFQAQQIISLNPLPLKKHGCGRSPIQICSEEEFLRDVMQFLILRGHTRLVPQGGLAEFPDAILNAKRLDLYNLYREVVSRGGFHVGNGINWKGQVFSKMRNHTLTNRMTVCALSLSHTCSSAH, from the exons ATGATGTTCCATGTTCAAGCTGCTTCAAGAAATCACTGTGCTCTCCTCGCAGTTGTGTGCGGCAAAATCCCTGTTTCTGAGGATCAACAACAGCACCCATATCCCTTCCCGGAACTTGTTTCTTCCGGCCGCCTTGAG GTTCAGATTCTGAAAAATCCTAGTATCCATGAGTTTCAACGGTCACTTGAATCGTTGGAGCCAAATTTCCTTTACTTGCAAGGGGAGCAGCTTCCGGGTAGTGAAGAAATAGGATCTCTGACACGGGGAGGGGTGGACTTGTCCTCTGCAGAGGCGTTAGTTGAACTCTTTGGTCCCACATTGCCCACAACT GTTTATCTAGAGACCccaaatggtgaaaaattagcAAAGGCACTTCATTCTAAG GGTGTTTCTTATGTAATATATTGGAAAAATGCATTTTCTTGCTATGCAGCTTGTCATTTTCGTCAAGCACTGTTCTCTGTGGTGCAAAG TTCATGCAGCCATACGTGGGATGCATTCCAGCTTGCCCATGCATCCTTTAGGCTCTATTGTGTGCAAAACAACACTGTACCTTCCAACAACCAGAAAGTTAGTGGTAAGCTTGGACCCTGCCTTCTTGGAGACCCTCCCAAGATTAATGTTGTTCCTCCTGAGGTTGACGAGGAGGAAAGCTTGCCTGAAACTCTTCCTGTTATAAAGATATATGATGCTGATGTGAGCATGAGGTTTCTTGTTTGTGGAGCACCAAGCACATCG GATGCATGTTTACTGGGATCTTTGGAGGATGGCCTCAATGCCCTCCTGTGCATTGAA ATTCGCGGGAGTAAACTTCATAATCGTGTGAG TgctccaccaccacctctacAAGCAGGGACATTTTCTCGTGGCGTAGTGACCATGCGATGCGACTTATCAACCTGTAGTTCTGCCCATATATCACTTTTAGTGTCTGGTAGTGCCCAGACTTGTTTAAATGATCAG CTGTTGGAGAGTTATATCAAGAATGAGCTTATTGAGAAGAGTCAGTTAGTCCATGCAGTACCCAGCTGTGAGGAAAGCAAATTGTCTTCATCTGAGCCTCGGAGGTCTGCATCAATAGCTTGTGGGGCTAGTGTATTTGAAGTTCGTATGAAGGTTCCAACATGGGCTTCACAG GTTTTGAGGCAGCTAGCACCAGATGTATCTTATCGCAGCTTAGTCACCCTGGGAATAGCTAGCATTCAAGGTTTATCTGTTGCTTCCTTTGAAAAAGATGATGCTGACCGCCTCCTCTTCTTTTGTACAAGGCATGCCAAACAACTCAATCAAAACAATTCTATTCTTCCTAGGCCTCCTAGCTGGTTAATAGCTCCTCCAGCTAGTCGGAAAAGGTCTGAGCCATGCCATGAAACCAAACCATCTGGATATAAAGTCTTGGGAGGTGTAAATGGAGGTGTTCTTCGACAGAAACCAAAGATTGCTGCAATGAGGCCAATTCCCCACACTCGCAATCATAAAATGCTGCCTTTTTCTGGAATTTCTGAGGCCAGCAGGTGTGATGGAGACCAAGCAAAGGGTAACTTGTCAGTTGTTCCAGCAAAGCACAATGGCACCACACCTGTCGCACATCGCAAATTGTTGTCAAGCTCTTTCCAGGCCCAGCAGATTATTTCTTTGAACCCTCTACCTCTAAAGAAGCACGGTTGTGGCAGATCACCAATTCAGATTTGCTCAGAA GAGGAATTTCTCAGGGATGTAATGCAATTTTTGATTCTCCGAGGGCATACCCGCCTTGTCCCTCAAGGGGGGCTGGCTGAATTCCCTGATGCTATACTTAATGCAAAACGCCTTGACCTTTACAACTTGTATAGAGAG GTGGTTTCAAGGGGAGGCTTCCATGTAGGGAATGGCATCAACTGGAAAGGACAAGTTTTCTCAAAGATGCGAAATCACACATTGACCAATAGAATGACA GTCTGTGCTctatctctctcacacacatGCTCTTCTGCGCACTGA
- the LOC117925018 gene encoding AT-rich interactive domain-containing protein 4 isoform X3 has product MMFHVQAASRNHCALLAVVCGKIPVSEDQQQHPYPFPELVSSGRLEVQILKNPSIHEFQRSLESLEPNFLYLQGEQLPGSEEIGSLTRGGVDLSSAEALVELFGPTLPTTVYLETPNGEKLAKALHSKGVSYVIYWKNAFSCYAACHFRQALFSVVQSSCSHTWDAFQLAHASFRLYCVQNNTVPSNNQKVSGKLGPCLLGDPPKINVVPPEVDEEESLPETLPVIKIYDADVSMRFLVCGAPSTSDACLLGSLEDGLNALLCIEIRGSKLHNRVSAPPPPLQAGTFSRGVVTMRCDLSTCSSAHISLLVSGSAQTCLNDQLLESYIKNELIEKSQLVHAVPSCEESKLSSSEPRRSASIACGASVFEVRMKVPTWASQVLRQLAPDVSYRSLVTLGIASIQGLSVASFEKDDADRLLFFCTRHAKQLNQNNSILPRPPSWLIAPPASRKRSEPCHETKPSGYKVLGGVNGGVLRQKPKIAAMRPIPHTRNHKMLPFSGISEASRCDGDQAKGNLSVVPAKHNGTTPVAHRKLLSSSFQAQQIISLNPLPLKKHGCGRSPIQICSEEEFLRDVMQFLILRGHTRLVPQGGLAEFPDAILNAKRLDLYNLYREVVSRGGFHVGNGINWKGQVFSKMRNHTLTNRMTASWSLSCWFRYNP; this is encoded by the exons ATGATGTTCCATGTTCAAGCTGCTTCAAGAAATCACTGTGCTCTCCTCGCAGTTGTGTGCGGCAAAATCCCTGTTTCTGAGGATCAACAACAGCACCCATATCCCTTCCCGGAACTTGTTTCTTCCGGCCGCCTTGAG GTTCAGATTCTGAAAAATCCTAGTATCCATGAGTTTCAACGGTCACTTGAATCGTTGGAGCCAAATTTCCTTTACTTGCAAGGGGAGCAGCTTCCGGGTAGTGAAGAAATAGGATCTCTGACACGGGGAGGGGTGGACTTGTCCTCTGCAGAGGCGTTAGTTGAACTCTTTGGTCCCACATTGCCCACAACT GTTTATCTAGAGACCccaaatggtgaaaaattagcAAAGGCACTTCATTCTAAG GGTGTTTCTTATGTAATATATTGGAAAAATGCATTTTCTTGCTATGCAGCTTGTCATTTTCGTCAAGCACTGTTCTCTGTGGTGCAAAG TTCATGCAGCCATACGTGGGATGCATTCCAGCTTGCCCATGCATCCTTTAGGCTCTATTGTGTGCAAAACAACACTGTACCTTCCAACAACCAGAAAGTTAGTGGTAAGCTTGGACCCTGCCTTCTTGGAGACCCTCCCAAGATTAATGTTGTTCCTCCTGAGGTTGACGAGGAGGAAAGCTTGCCTGAAACTCTTCCTGTTATAAAGATATATGATGCTGATGTGAGCATGAGGTTTCTTGTTTGTGGAGCACCAAGCACATCG GATGCATGTTTACTGGGATCTTTGGAGGATGGCCTCAATGCCCTCCTGTGCATTGAA ATTCGCGGGAGTAAACTTCATAATCGTGTGAG TgctccaccaccacctctacAAGCAGGGACATTTTCTCGTGGCGTAGTGACCATGCGATGCGACTTATCAACCTGTAGTTCTGCCCATATATCACTTTTAGTGTCTGGTAGTGCCCAGACTTGTTTAAATGATCAG CTGTTGGAGAGTTATATCAAGAATGAGCTTATTGAGAAGAGTCAGTTAGTCCATGCAGTACCCAGCTGTGAGGAAAGCAAATTGTCTTCATCTGAGCCTCGGAGGTCTGCATCAATAGCTTGTGGGGCTAGTGTATTTGAAGTTCGTATGAAGGTTCCAACATGGGCTTCACAG GTTTTGAGGCAGCTAGCACCAGATGTATCTTATCGCAGCTTAGTCACCCTGGGAATAGCTAGCATTCAAGGTTTATCTGTTGCTTCCTTTGAAAAAGATGATGCTGACCGCCTCCTCTTCTTTTGTACAAGGCATGCCAAACAACTCAATCAAAACAATTCTATTCTTCCTAGGCCTCCTAGCTGGTTAATAGCTCCTCCAGCTAGTCGGAAAAGGTCTGAGCCATGCCATGAAACCAAACCATCTGGATATAAAGTCTTGGGAGGTGTAAATGGAGGTGTTCTTCGACAGAAACCAAAGATTGCTGCAATGAGGCCAATTCCCCACACTCGCAATCATAAAATGCTGCCTTTTTCTGGAATTTCTGAGGCCAGCAGGTGTGATGGAGACCAAGCAAAGGGTAACTTGTCAGTTGTTCCAGCAAAGCACAATGGCACCACACCTGTCGCACATCGCAAATTGTTGTCAAGCTCTTTCCAGGCCCAGCAGATTATTTCTTTGAACCCTCTACCTCTAAAGAAGCACGGTTGTGGCAGATCACCAATTCAGATTTGCTCAGAA GAGGAATTTCTCAGGGATGTAATGCAATTTTTGATTCTCCGAGGGCATACCCGCCTTGTCCCTCAAGGGGGGCTGGCTGAATTCCCTGATGCTATACTTAATGCAAAACGCCTTGACCTTTACAACTTGTATAGAGAG GTGGTTTCAAGGGGAGGCTTCCATGTAGGGAATGGCATCAACTGGAAAGGACAAGTTTTCTCAAAGATGCGAAATCACACATTGACCAATAGAATGACA GCTTCTTGGTCTTTGTCATGCTGGTTTCGTTATAATCCCTGA
- the LOC117925018 gene encoding AT-rich interactive domain-containing protein 4 isoform X4: MMFHVQAASRNHCALLAVVCGKIPVSEDQQQHPYPFPELVSSGRLEVQILKNPSIHEFQRSLESLEPNFLYLQGEQLPGSEEIGSLTRGGVDLSSAEALVELFGPTLPTTVYLETPNGEKLAKALHSKGVSYVIYWKNAFSCYAACHFRQALFSVVQSSCSHTWDAFQLAHASFRLYCVQNNTVPSNNQKVSGKLGPCLLGDPPKINVVPPEVDEEESLPETLPVIKIYDADVSMRFLVCGAPSTSDACLLGSLEDGLNALLCIEIRGSKLHNRVSAPPPPLQAGTFSRGVVTMRCDLSTCSSAHISLLVSGSAQTCLNDQLLESYIKNELIEKSQLVHAVPSCEESKLSSSEPRRSASIACGASVFEVRMKVPTWASQVLRQLAPDVSYRSLVTLGIASIQGLSVASFEKDDADRLLFFCTRHAKQLNQNNSILPRPPSWLIAPPASRKRSEPCHETKPSGYKVLGGVNGGVLRQKPKIAAMRPIPHTRNHKMLPFSGISEASRCDGDQAKGNLSVVPAKHNGTTPVAHRKLLSSSFQAQQIISLNPLPLKKHGCGRSPIQICSEEEFLRDVMQFLILRGHTRLVPQGGLAEFPDAILNAKRLDLYNLYREVVSRGGFHVGNGINWKGQVFSKMRNHTLTNRMTITEPEQ, from the exons ATGATGTTCCATGTTCAAGCTGCTTCAAGAAATCACTGTGCTCTCCTCGCAGTTGTGTGCGGCAAAATCCCTGTTTCTGAGGATCAACAACAGCACCCATATCCCTTCCCGGAACTTGTTTCTTCCGGCCGCCTTGAG GTTCAGATTCTGAAAAATCCTAGTATCCATGAGTTTCAACGGTCACTTGAATCGTTGGAGCCAAATTTCCTTTACTTGCAAGGGGAGCAGCTTCCGGGTAGTGAAGAAATAGGATCTCTGACACGGGGAGGGGTGGACTTGTCCTCTGCAGAGGCGTTAGTTGAACTCTTTGGTCCCACATTGCCCACAACT GTTTATCTAGAGACCccaaatggtgaaaaattagcAAAGGCACTTCATTCTAAG GGTGTTTCTTATGTAATATATTGGAAAAATGCATTTTCTTGCTATGCAGCTTGTCATTTTCGTCAAGCACTGTTCTCTGTGGTGCAAAG TTCATGCAGCCATACGTGGGATGCATTCCAGCTTGCCCATGCATCCTTTAGGCTCTATTGTGTGCAAAACAACACTGTACCTTCCAACAACCAGAAAGTTAGTGGTAAGCTTGGACCCTGCCTTCTTGGAGACCCTCCCAAGATTAATGTTGTTCCTCCTGAGGTTGACGAGGAGGAAAGCTTGCCTGAAACTCTTCCTGTTATAAAGATATATGATGCTGATGTGAGCATGAGGTTTCTTGTTTGTGGAGCACCAAGCACATCG GATGCATGTTTACTGGGATCTTTGGAGGATGGCCTCAATGCCCTCCTGTGCATTGAA ATTCGCGGGAGTAAACTTCATAATCGTGTGAG TgctccaccaccacctctacAAGCAGGGACATTTTCTCGTGGCGTAGTGACCATGCGATGCGACTTATCAACCTGTAGTTCTGCCCATATATCACTTTTAGTGTCTGGTAGTGCCCAGACTTGTTTAAATGATCAG CTGTTGGAGAGTTATATCAAGAATGAGCTTATTGAGAAGAGTCAGTTAGTCCATGCAGTACCCAGCTGTGAGGAAAGCAAATTGTCTTCATCTGAGCCTCGGAGGTCTGCATCAATAGCTTGTGGGGCTAGTGTATTTGAAGTTCGTATGAAGGTTCCAACATGGGCTTCACAG GTTTTGAGGCAGCTAGCACCAGATGTATCTTATCGCAGCTTAGTCACCCTGGGAATAGCTAGCATTCAAGGTTTATCTGTTGCTTCCTTTGAAAAAGATGATGCTGACCGCCTCCTCTTCTTTTGTACAAGGCATGCCAAACAACTCAATCAAAACAATTCTATTCTTCCTAGGCCTCCTAGCTGGTTAATAGCTCCTCCAGCTAGTCGGAAAAGGTCTGAGCCATGCCATGAAACCAAACCATCTGGATATAAAGTCTTGGGAGGTGTAAATGGAGGTGTTCTTCGACAGAAACCAAAGATTGCTGCAATGAGGCCAATTCCCCACACTCGCAATCATAAAATGCTGCCTTTTTCTGGAATTTCTGAGGCCAGCAGGTGTGATGGAGACCAAGCAAAGGGTAACTTGTCAGTTGTTCCAGCAAAGCACAATGGCACCACACCTGTCGCACATCGCAAATTGTTGTCAAGCTCTTTCCAGGCCCAGCAGATTATTTCTTTGAACCCTCTACCTCTAAAGAAGCACGGTTGTGGCAGATCACCAATTCAGATTTGCTCAGAA GAGGAATTTCTCAGGGATGTAATGCAATTTTTGATTCTCCGAGGGCATACCCGCCTTGTCCCTCAAGGGGGGCTGGCTGAATTCCCTGATGCTATACTTAATGCAAAACGCCTTGACCTTTACAACTTGTATAGAGAG GTGGTTTCAAGGGGAGGCTTCCATGTAGGGAATGGCATCAACTGGAAAGGACAAGTTTTCTCAAAGATGCGAAATCACACATTGACCAATAGAATGACA ATAACTGAGCCTGAACAATAA